CCGCCGCCCCGAGCAACGCGCTCCCGACGCCCTGACCGCGAGACCCCGGAACGACGAAGAGGTTGTGGACGACGCCGCGGGTGACCGTCTGCTCGTAGTCGCCCTGTTCGAGCCCGAACATGACGAACCCGACGATGCTGTCGGCCCGCGCGACGCGCACCCCGTCGGTGACGACGTGCTGTGCGAGCGCTTCGCGGACGGGCGTCCGGTTCGCCTCGCCCGCGAGGTGTGAGTCGTACGCACGCTGGTCGCGCGCGAGTTCGACCCAGAGGTCGACGAGGGGGTCGACATCGGTCAGCGTT
This Salinigranum marinum DNA region includes the following protein-coding sequences:
- a CDS encoding GNAT family N-acetyltransferase → MGAPDPETHIEPATLTDVDPLVDLWVELARDQRAYDSHLAGEANRTPVREALAQHVVTDGVRVARADSIVGFVMFGLEQGDYEQTVTRGVVHNLFVVPGSRGQGVGSALLGAAESALVRAGADVVSLEAMAANERARRFYERHGYRPHRVELEKPARSDTHSKEDG